A DNA window from Acropora palmata chromosome 12, jaAcrPala1.3, whole genome shotgun sequence contains the following coding sequences:
- the LOC141859263 gene encoding protein argonaute-2-like — protein MLTKLNKSGSVCVQLIRVYTELISIYLGFQAILRKSTYSIVIKMARKSKGRGNRGRGRENNEQDRQQSQEGISENGAAAVVSDLEEKRKFDEEKGEETLWETAVPRERTNTSRSQQSALSTEVKSEEVNAIPSARSQDERPGLSELSLRSSTDPFVKPTGNTEEYIGEGCEVKFAFYQSVRPSQWKVMLVNIDVSAKGFNKSQPVTEFVCETLGLRDLEDRRIKIDREKLKKAISGFRIETTHMAKMRRKYTVWGMSNQSAEKLQFEIIDEASKLTTKTTVAGYFLDTYGIELRYPHLPCLQVGRKRDCYLPMEVCTTIPCQKRNLSEQQISNMIRSTAHPAPERQKDNQLWAQKMITGSERYLKDQFETSIGPPPLLKLGPQDKALTPPDGSWDMSNQALIKSAIVDMWALVCLAPCNEDPLRNFCHQMSSVSNREGMKMTAKPACIQYGERHEEVERLFFDCLEQFPALQLIMVVLPGNDKKLYSEVKRVGDSVIGIPTQCVQVKFVQQAKPQVCANILLKINAKLGGTNHVIDDSFKPAISKDTIVFGADVTHPSPTENGIPSIAAVVASMDYHASKYHARARVQRHRNGGGAQEIIIDLAEIVKELLIEFIKTNGFRKPSKILFYRDGVSEGQFDQVLVHEVRAVQEACMKLEKDYRPSITFVVVQKRHHTRLFSGKASNVPSGTTVDSGIRHPYEFDFYLCSHHGIQGTSRATHYHVLYDDNNFTADSLKQLTYQLCHVSARCTRSVSMPAPAYYAHLAASRARVHVTNGNSEFVDLEKCARAIQVNDKMKSAMYFT, from the exons ATGTTGACAAAGCTCAACAAGAGTGGAAGTGTTTGCGTGCAATTGATAAGAGTTTACACAGAATTGATAAGTATTTACCTAGGTTTTCAAGCTATCCTTCGTAAAAGTACATACtccattgtaataaaaatggCAAGGAAATCGAAGGGAAGAGGTAATCGTGGCAGAGGGAGAGAAAACAACGAGCAAGATCGTCAGCAATCGCAGGAGGGAATAAGCGAGAACGGCGCAGCTGCCGTAGTTTCGGATCTTGAGGAAAAGCGAAAATTTGACGAAGAGAAAGGCGAAGAAACACTCTGGGAAACAGCTGTTCCACGCGAACGAACAAATACCAGTCGAAGCCAGCAATCTGCACTTTCTACAGAAGTGAAGTCTGAAGAAGTGAATGCAATCCCTTCAGCACGATCGCAAGATGAGAGGCCAGGCCTGAGTGAACTGTCTCTCAGATCAAGTACAGATCCTTTTGTAAAACCAACTGGGAATACAGAGGAATATATAGGGGAAGGCTGTGAGGTGAAGTTTGCTTTCTACCAGAGTGTTCGCCCCTCACAATGGAAAGTCATGCTGGTGAACATTGATg TGTCTGCAAAGGGATTTAATAAAAGTCAACCTGTAACAGAATTTGTGTGTGAAACACTGGGTCTGCGGGATCTTGAAGACAGAAGAATTAAAATTGACAGAGAGAAACTCAAGAAAGCTATAAGTg GTTTTCGTATAGAAACAACACATATGGCAAAAATGAGGAGGAAGTACACAGTTTGGGGAATGTCCAACCAATCTGctgaaaaattacaatttgaAATTATAGACGAGGCCTCAAAGCTTACTACCAAAACAACTGTAGCCGGGTACTTTCTTGACACATATGGAATAGAATTAAG ATATCCTCATCTACCCTGTCTCCAAGTTGGCCGGAAAAGAGACTGTTACCTTCCTATGGAGGTCTGTACTACCATTCCTTGTCAAAAGAGGAACTTGTCTGAACAACAAATCTCAAATATGATCAGGAGTACGGCACACCCTGCTCCAGAGCGACAGAAGGACAATCAACTTTGG GCTCAAAAAATGATAACAGGAAGTGAAAGGTACTTGAAAGATCAGTTTGAGACAAGCATAGGCCCACCTCCCCTACTGAAGCTTGGTCCTCAAGATAAAGCACTGACCCCGCCTGATGGCTCTTGGGACATGAGCAATCAAGCCCTCATAAAAAGCGCAATAGTCGATATGTGGGCGTTGGTCTGTTTGGCTCCTTGCAATGAGGATCCACTAAGAAACTTTTGTCATCAAATGTCCAGTGTGTCAAATCGAGAAGGAATGAAAATGACTGCAAAGCCAGCCTGTATTCAATATGGAGAAAGACATGAAGAA GTCGAGCGATTGTTCTTTGACTGTTTGGAGCAATTTCCAGCACTTCAACTCATCATGGTTGTCCTCCCAGGAAACGATAAAAAACTCTACTCAGAAGTAAAACGCGTTGGCGATAGCGTAATCGGCATTCCGACACAGTGCGTACAGGTGAAATTTGTGCAGCAGGCCAAACCTCAAGTGTGTGCTAACATCTTGCTTAAGATCAATGCCAAGCTCGGAGGAACCAATCACGTCATTGATGATTCGTTTAAACCAGCGATCAGCAAAGATACTATCGTGTTTGGCGCCGATGTGACCCACCCCTCCCCTACAGAAAATGGGATCCCTTCCATTGCTGCTGTGGTGGCAAGCATGGATTATCATGCCTCGAAATATCACGCCCGCGCCCGCGTGCAGAGGCACAGGAATGGCGGAGGTGCACAGGAGATCATCATTGACCTGGCAGAGATTGTAAAAGAGCTCCTCATCGAATTTATCAAAACTAATGGGTTCCGTAAGCCGTCTAAGATCTTGTTTTACCGTGATGGTGTCAGCGAGGGGCAGTTTGATCAAGTTCTTGTTCACGAAGTGCGCGCCGTGCAAGAAGCTTGTATGAAGCTTGAGAAGGACTATCGACCGAGCATCACGTTTGTCGTTGTACAGAAACGACATCACACTAGATTGTTTTCTGGTAAAGCAAGTAATGTACCATCAGGAACAACCGTGGACAGTGGAATTAGGCATCCGTATGAATTCGATTTCTATTTGTGTAGCCACCACGGAATTCAG GGAACAAGTCGAGCAACTCATTATCATGTCTTATATGACGACAATAACTTCACTGCTGACAGCTTGAAGCAGCTCACTTACCAGCTGTGTCACGTGTCTGCCAGGTGCACGCGGAGTGTTTCTATGCCAGCCCCTGCGTATTACGCTCATTTGGCAGCTTCCCGGGCACGCGTCCACGTGACCAACGGAAA
- the LOC141859262 gene encoding protein argonaute-2-like isoform X1 codes for MQRVSNEIANRDRERGNNGKDRQQPRPGRRENDAAAKLVSDREEKRNLDGDESERTLAETAGPSQGTYTSQSQQSAHTALSTELKSKEKTAIPSPRSQDERLGPSESCLRPQTAPCGNTDKCEETRKSCVASTTSEGNTLPLQSCGNVPSGSGDGQDVTNLAAKLGSSLPTQGTKETQMPSNPFTPVGHAFFPMDGQDRPIEEGCHVKSDFDQSLNDPSQWKASLVNIDVSAKGFYESQPVTEFVCETLGVQNLEDRKIQIDKEKLKKAISGVRIETTHTRWKYTVWGMSNQSAEKLQFEIEDEASKLTTKVTVARYFLDTYGLELRYPHLPCLQVGQEKDRFLPMEVCAIIPCQKRHLSKQQIANMIRSTARPGPEQQGEIQLWLGPQDKGLSPGDGSWDMRNQAVVKSARVDMWALVCFASCNEDPLRNFCHQVSGVSNREGMTMAAQPALITFGRGPAEVERLFFDCLEQFPALQLIMVVLPVFDRKLYSEVKRVGDSVIGIPTQCVQMKHVQQAKPQVSANISRDINAKLGGTNHVLDDSVKPAFNEPTIVFGAHVSHLSPTENGIPSIAAVVASMDYHASEYHAGVRVQKHENGGGSRVIITDLAEIVKELLIEFIKTNGSRKPSKILFYRDGVSEGQFDQVLVHEVRAVQEACMKFAKHYRPPITFVVVRQKRHHTRLFSENGKEASAKAPTVPPETTVDSGITRPYEFDFSVCSHDKIQGTSRSTHYRVLYDDNNVTAASMEQLTYQLCQVYARCTRSASVPAPAHYARLAASRARVLVINGNSSGSVGLEECTRAIQVNEKMKGSMYFT; via the exons ATGCAAAGGGTATCGAACGAAATAGCTAATCGTGACAGAGAGAGAGGAAACAACGGGAAAGATCGTCAGCAACCGCGGCcaggaagaagagaaaatgaCGCAGCTGCCAAGTTAGTTTCGGATCGTGAGGAAAAACGAAACCTAGACGGAGATGAAAGCGAAAGAACACTCGCGGAAACGGCTGGTCCAAGTCAAGGAACATATACCAGTCAAAGCCAGCAATCTGCTCACACAGCACTTTCTACAGAATTGAAGTCTAAAGAAAAGACTGCGATCCCTTCACCACGATCGCAAGATGAGAGACTAGGGCCGAGTGAAAGTTGTCTCAGACCACAGACAGCTCCTTGTGGGAATACAGACAAATGCGAAGAGACGAGAAAATCCTGCGTTGCATCCACTACCTCTGAAG GAAATACATTGCCACTTCAAAGCTGTGGTAATGTTCCATCAGGTTCAGGAGATGGACAAGACGTTACTAACTTGGCAGCAAAGCTGGGGTCAAGCTTACCTACGCAAGGTACCAAAGAAACACAGATGCCATCCAATCCCTTTACTCCAGTTGGGCATGCATTTTTCCCTATGGATGGTCAAGACAGACCCATAGAGGAAGGGTGTCATGTGAAGTCTGATTTCGACCAGAGTTTAAATGACCCCTCACAGTGGAAAGCCTCGCTGGTGAACATTGATG TGTCTGCAAAGGGATTTTACGAAAGTCAACCTGTAACAGAGTTTGTGTGTGAAACACTGGGTGTGCAGAATCTTGAAGACcgaaaaattcaaattgacaAAGAGAAACTCAAGAAAGCTATAAGTg GTGTTCGTATAGAAACAACACATACGAGGTGGAAGTACACAGTTTGGGGAATGTCAAACCAATCTGctgaaaaattacaatttgaaattgaagACGAGGCATCAAAGCTAACTACCAAAGTAACTGTGGCCAGATACTTTCTTGACACATACGGGTTAGAGTTAAG ATATCCTCATCTTCCCTGTCTCCAAGTTGGCCAGGAAAAAGACCGTTTCCTTCCCATGGAGGTCTGTGCCATCATTCCTTGCCAAAAGAGGCACTTGTCTAAACAACAAATTGCAAATATGATCAGGAGTACGGCACGCCCTGGGCCAGAACAACAGGGGGAAATTCaactttgg CTTGGTCCCCAAGATAAAGGACTGAGCCCAGGTGATGGCTCCTGGGACATGCGCAATCAAGCCGTTGTTAAAAGCGCAAGAGTCGATATGTGGGCGTTGGTCTGTTTTGCTTCTTGCAATGAGGATCCGCTAAGAAACTTTTGTCATCAAGTCTCCGGTGTGTCAAATCGTGAAGGAATGACTATGGCTGCACAGCCAGCCTTAATTACCTTTGGAAGAGGACCTGCAGAA GTTGAGCGATTGTTCTTTGACTGTTTGGAGCAATTTCCAGCACTTCAACTCATCATGGTTGTCCTTCCAGTTTTcgatagaaaactctactcCGAAGTGAAACGCGTTGGCGATAGCGTGATCGGCATTCCGACACAGTGCGTTCAGATGAAACATGTGCAGCAGGCCAAACCTCAAGTGTCTGCTAACATCTCGCGTGATATCAATGCCAAACTTGGAGGAACCAATCACGTCCTTGACGATTCTGTTAAACCAGCGTTCAATGAACCTACTATCGTGTTTGGTGCCCATGTGAGCCACCTCTCCCCAACAGAAAATGGCATTCCCTCCATTGCTGCGGTGGTGGCAAGTATGGATTATCATGCCTCGGAATATCACGCAGGCGTCCGCGTGCAGAAGCACGAGAACGGCGGAGGTTCTCGGGTGATCATCACTGACCTCGCAGAGATTGTAAAAGAACTCCTCATCGAGTTTATCAAAACGAATGGGTCCCGTAAGCCGTCTAAGATCTTGTTTTACCGTGATGGTGTCAGCGAGGGGCAGTTTGATCAAGTTCTTGTTCACGAAGTGCGCGCTGTGCAAGAAGCTTGTATGAAATTTGCGAAGCACTATCGACCGCCCATCACGTTTGTCGTTGTACGGCAGAAACGACATCACACTAGATTGTTTTCCGAAAACGGAAAAGAGGCTTCTGCTAAAGCACCTACTGTCCCACCAGAAACAACTGTGGACAGTGGGATTACACGTCCATACGAATTCGATTTCTCAGTATGCAGCCACGACAAAATTCAG GGAACAAGTCGATCAACTCACTATCGTGTCTTATATGACGACAATAATGTTACCGCAGCCAGCATGGAACAACTCACTTACCAGCTGTGCCAAGTTTATGCCAGGTGCACGCGGAGTGCGTCCGTACCAGCCCCTGCGCACTACGCACGTTTGGCAGCTTCTCGCGCTCGAGTCCTTGTGATCAATGGAAA tagCTCCGGATCTGTTGGTTTGGAAGAGTGTACAAGAGCTATTCAAGTCAacgaaaaaatgaaaggttcCATGTACTTCACTTGA
- the LOC141859262 gene encoding protein argonaute-2-like isoform X2 gives MQRVSNEIANRDRERGNNGKDRQQPRPGRRENDAAAKLVSDREEKRNLDGDESERTLAETAGPSQGTYTSQSQQSAHTALSTELKSKEKTAIPSPRSQDERLGPSESCLRPQTAPCGNTDKCEETRKSCVASTTSEGNTLPLQSCGNVPSGSGDGQDVTNLAAKLGSSLPTQGTKETQMPSNPFTPVGHAFFPMDGQDRPIEEGCHVKSDFDQSLNDPSQWKASLVNIDVSAKGFYESQPVTEFVCETLGVQNLEDRKIQIDKEKLKKAISGVRIETTHTRWKYTVWGMSNQSAEKLQFEIEDEASKLTTKVTVARYFLDTYGLELRYPHLPCLQVGQEKDRFLPMEVCAIIPCQKRHLSKQQIANMIRSTARPGPEQQGEIQLWLGPQDKGLSPGDGSWDMRNQAVVKSARVDMWALVCFASCNEDPLRNFCHQVSGVSNREGMTMAAQPALITFGRGPAEVERLFFDCLEQFPALQLIMVVLPVFDRKLYSEVKRVGDSVIGIPTQCVQMKHVQQAKPQVSANISRDINAKLGGTNHVLDDSVKPAFNEPTIVFGAHVSHLSPTENGIPSIAAVVASMDYHASEYHAGVRVQKHENGGGSRVIITDLAEIVKELLIEFIKTNGSRKPSKILFYRDGVSEGQFDQVLVHEVRAVQEACMKFAKHYRPPITFVVVRQKRHHTRLFSENGKEASAKAPTVPPETTVDSGITRPYEFDFSVCSHDKIQGTSRSTHYRVLYDDNNVTAASMEQLTYQLCQVYARCTRSASVPAPAHYARLAASRARVLVINGNSGSVGLEECTRAIQVNEKMKGSMYFT, from the exons ATGCAAAGGGTATCGAACGAAATAGCTAATCGTGACAGAGAGAGAGGAAACAACGGGAAAGATCGTCAGCAACCGCGGCcaggaagaagagaaaatgaCGCAGCTGCCAAGTTAGTTTCGGATCGTGAGGAAAAACGAAACCTAGACGGAGATGAAAGCGAAAGAACACTCGCGGAAACGGCTGGTCCAAGTCAAGGAACATATACCAGTCAAAGCCAGCAATCTGCTCACACAGCACTTTCTACAGAATTGAAGTCTAAAGAAAAGACTGCGATCCCTTCACCACGATCGCAAGATGAGAGACTAGGGCCGAGTGAAAGTTGTCTCAGACCACAGACAGCTCCTTGTGGGAATACAGACAAATGCGAAGAGACGAGAAAATCCTGCGTTGCATCCACTACCTCTGAAG GAAATACATTGCCACTTCAAAGCTGTGGTAATGTTCCATCAGGTTCAGGAGATGGACAAGACGTTACTAACTTGGCAGCAAAGCTGGGGTCAAGCTTACCTACGCAAGGTACCAAAGAAACACAGATGCCATCCAATCCCTTTACTCCAGTTGGGCATGCATTTTTCCCTATGGATGGTCAAGACAGACCCATAGAGGAAGGGTGTCATGTGAAGTCTGATTTCGACCAGAGTTTAAATGACCCCTCACAGTGGAAAGCCTCGCTGGTGAACATTGATG TGTCTGCAAAGGGATTTTACGAAAGTCAACCTGTAACAGAGTTTGTGTGTGAAACACTGGGTGTGCAGAATCTTGAAGACcgaaaaattcaaattgacaAAGAGAAACTCAAGAAAGCTATAAGTg GTGTTCGTATAGAAACAACACATACGAGGTGGAAGTACACAGTTTGGGGAATGTCAAACCAATCTGctgaaaaattacaatttgaaattgaagACGAGGCATCAAAGCTAACTACCAAAGTAACTGTGGCCAGATACTTTCTTGACACATACGGGTTAGAGTTAAG ATATCCTCATCTTCCCTGTCTCCAAGTTGGCCAGGAAAAAGACCGTTTCCTTCCCATGGAGGTCTGTGCCATCATTCCTTGCCAAAAGAGGCACTTGTCTAAACAACAAATTGCAAATATGATCAGGAGTACGGCACGCCCTGGGCCAGAACAACAGGGGGAAATTCaactttgg CTTGGTCCCCAAGATAAAGGACTGAGCCCAGGTGATGGCTCCTGGGACATGCGCAATCAAGCCGTTGTTAAAAGCGCAAGAGTCGATATGTGGGCGTTGGTCTGTTTTGCTTCTTGCAATGAGGATCCGCTAAGAAACTTTTGTCATCAAGTCTCCGGTGTGTCAAATCGTGAAGGAATGACTATGGCTGCACAGCCAGCCTTAATTACCTTTGGAAGAGGACCTGCAGAA GTTGAGCGATTGTTCTTTGACTGTTTGGAGCAATTTCCAGCACTTCAACTCATCATGGTTGTCCTTCCAGTTTTcgatagaaaactctactcCGAAGTGAAACGCGTTGGCGATAGCGTGATCGGCATTCCGACACAGTGCGTTCAGATGAAACATGTGCAGCAGGCCAAACCTCAAGTGTCTGCTAACATCTCGCGTGATATCAATGCCAAACTTGGAGGAACCAATCACGTCCTTGACGATTCTGTTAAACCAGCGTTCAATGAACCTACTATCGTGTTTGGTGCCCATGTGAGCCACCTCTCCCCAACAGAAAATGGCATTCCCTCCATTGCTGCGGTGGTGGCAAGTATGGATTATCATGCCTCGGAATATCACGCAGGCGTCCGCGTGCAGAAGCACGAGAACGGCGGAGGTTCTCGGGTGATCATCACTGACCTCGCAGAGATTGTAAAAGAACTCCTCATCGAGTTTATCAAAACGAATGGGTCCCGTAAGCCGTCTAAGATCTTGTTTTACCGTGATGGTGTCAGCGAGGGGCAGTTTGATCAAGTTCTTGTTCACGAAGTGCGCGCTGTGCAAGAAGCTTGTATGAAATTTGCGAAGCACTATCGACCGCCCATCACGTTTGTCGTTGTACGGCAGAAACGACATCACACTAGATTGTTTTCCGAAAACGGAAAAGAGGCTTCTGCTAAAGCACCTACTGTCCCACCAGAAACAACTGTGGACAGTGGGATTACACGTCCATACGAATTCGATTTCTCAGTATGCAGCCACGACAAAATTCAG GGAACAAGTCGATCAACTCACTATCGTGTCTTATATGACGACAATAATGTTACCGCAGCCAGCATGGAACAACTCACTTACCAGCTGTGCCAAGTTTATGCCAGGTGCACGCGGAGTGCGTCCGTACCAGCCCCTGCGCACTACGCACGTTTGGCAGCTTCTCGCGCTCGAGTCCTTGTGATCAATGGAAA CTCCGGATCTGTTGGTTTGGAAGAGTGTACAAGAGCTATTCAAGTCAacgaaaaaatgaaaggttcCATGTACTTCACTTGA